One Lactobacillus sp. CBA3606 DNA segment encodes these proteins:
- a CDS encoding TlyA family RNA methyltransferase, with the protein MEKERIDVLLVQQGLFDTREKAKRAVMAGEILGVNEERLDKPGVKIPVTTELHLKGKPMPYVSRGGLKLERALKSFAIDVTDRTVLDIGSSTGGFTDVMLQNGAKMSYALDVGSNQLVWKLRQDPRVVVMEHTNFRYSKLADFTQGRPNFASIDVSFISLHLILPPLHAIIEPGGDVVALIKPQFEAGRENVGKHGIVRDPAVHTAVLTDIVTFARRAGYNVLGLDHSPIKGGEGNIEFLIHLQATDEPATVASTVSIERTQQTAYDQLNK; encoded by the coding sequence ATGGAAAAAGAACGGATTGATGTGTTATTGGTTCAGCAGGGTCTATTCGATACGCGTGAAAAGGCCAAACGAGCCGTGATGGCGGGTGAAATTCTCGGTGTGAATGAAGAACGCCTAGATAAGCCGGGGGTCAAAATTCCAGTGACCACTGAATTACATTTAAAGGGTAAGCCGATGCCATACGTCTCCCGTGGTGGGTTAAAACTGGAACGCGCGTTAAAAAGTTTTGCCATCGACGTGACCGATCGTACCGTGTTAGATATCGGCTCTTCGACGGGTGGTTTCACGGATGTCATGCTACAAAATGGGGCGAAGATGAGCTATGCGTTAGATGTCGGCAGTAATCAGTTAGTCTGGAAATTGCGGCAAGATCCACGCGTGGTCGTCATGGAACATACTAATTTTCGGTACAGTAAGTTAGCGGACTTTACGCAAGGCCGGCCTAACTTTGCGTCAATTGATGTTTCCTTTATTTCATTACATCTTATTTTACCACCGCTCCATGCTATTATTGAGCCAGGAGGTGACGTGGTTGCGTTGATCAAACCTCAGTTTGAGGCTGGTCGTGAGAACGTCGGTAAGCATGGCATTGTTCGTGATCCGGCCGTGCATACGGCAGTGTTGACAGATATTGTCACGTTTGCGCGTCGTGCGGGCTATAACGTCTTAGGTTTAGATCATTCGCCAATCAAGGGTGGCGAAGGTAATATTGAATTTTTAATCCATTTACAAGCAACTGATGAACCGGCGACAGTTGCGTCCACGGTTTCTATCGAACGGACGCAGCAAACCGCTTACGACCAGTTGAATAAGTAA
- the rpmA gene encoding 50S ribosomal protein L27: MLMNLQFFSHHKGGGSTANGRDSAGRRLGAKRADGQTVKGGNILYRQRGTHIYPGVNVGRGGDDTLFAKVDGVVRFERKGRDKRQVSVYPAK; this comes from the coding sequence ATGTTAATGAACTTGCAATTCTTCTCTCACCATAAAGGTGGCGGTTCGACTGCCAACGGTCGTGATTCAGCTGGTCGGCGTTTAGGCGCTAAACGGGCTGATGGCCAAACTGTTAAGGGTGGTAACATCCTTTACCGTCAACGCGGAACCCATATTTACCCTGGTGTTAACGTTGGCCGTGGTGGCGACGATACATTATTTGCAAAGGTTGACGGAGTCGTTCGTTTTGAACGCAAAGGTCGCGACAAGCGCCAAGTTTCTGTTTACCCAGCAAAATAA
- a CDS encoding exodeoxyribonuclease VII small subunit, with the protein MAEKPTFETNLTNLETIVNQLEQGDVPLEQALDQFQKGVALSQQLQATLEGAEKTLTKMMDENGNEVPFEQAKAPATNE; encoded by the coding sequence ATGGCTGAAAAACCAACCTTTGAAACAAATTTAACTAATTTAGAAACAATCGTTAACCAATTGGAACAAGGCGATGTGCCATTAGAACAGGCTTTGGATCAGTTTCAAAAAGGGGTAGCGTTGAGTCAACAATTACAAGCAACCTTAGAAGGGGCCGAAAAGACCTTGACTAAGATGATGGATGAAAATGGGAATGAAGTCCCATTTGAACAAGCGAAAGCGCCAGCAACTAATGAATAA
- the recN gene encoding DNA repair protein RecN, which produces MLQELSITNFAIIEHLDIAFEAGMTVLTGETGAGKSIIIDAVGLLAGGRGSQEFIRTGADKAILQGMFILPKTGNTAQLLDAAGIDHADNTVILQREIAKSGRNTCRINGMLVNTTTLKQIGETIVDIHGQNEHQELMQPEKHLGLLDEFAAAKIRKLKQQYAQQYEDYQQLNQELRKKNANEKEWAQRLDMLNFQVDEISAAQVKVGEEADLTAERDRLDNYQTINQALQQSYSLLAAEEETTGAVDMVGEVMHALDPIATLDPAFNEIAVNVKNAFYALQDAAGQVSNQLDLQEFDEGRLDELEQRLDVLSQLKRKYGDSEQQILDYYQKISAELAKMTDSEENSEDLAQRVADQQAELLKTGQALSDKRRACAKILQRQIHQELKDLYMDKAIFEVRFKPTNGQIYRSGLDRVEFYIQTNPGERMRPLAKIASGGELSRMMLALKTIFSESQGITSIIFDEVDTGVSGRVAQAIAEKISGIAQFSQVLCITHLPQVAAMSDHHYFIAKKITGQRTKTSVSKLAHPARVQELARMLAGTKVTKLSLEHAEELLRLAGEAKAN; this is translated from the coding sequence GTGTTACAAGAATTATCAATTACTAACTTTGCTATTATTGAACACTTGGACATTGCCTTTGAAGCTGGCATGACCGTCTTAACTGGTGAGACTGGGGCTGGTAAGTCAATTATTATTGATGCAGTCGGGTTGCTAGCTGGTGGTCGGGGGTCCCAAGAATTTATTCGGACCGGTGCGGACAAAGCCATCTTACAAGGGATGTTTATCTTGCCAAAAACAGGCAATACGGCGCAACTGTTAGATGCAGCCGGCATTGACCATGCTGATAATACGGTAATTCTCCAACGTGAGATTGCCAAAAGTGGGCGTAATACCTGTCGCATCAACGGCATGTTAGTCAATACGACGACCCTAAAGCAAATTGGCGAAACAATTGTCGACATTCACGGCCAAAATGAACATCAAGAGTTGATGCAACCAGAGAAACATTTAGGGTTGTTAGATGAATTCGCGGCTGCTAAAATTCGCAAGTTAAAGCAACAGTACGCGCAACAATATGAAGACTATCAACAGTTGAATCAAGAATTACGAAAAAAGAATGCTAATGAAAAAGAGTGGGCCCAACGGTTAGATATGCTGAATTTTCAAGTTGACGAAATTTCTGCAGCGCAAGTTAAAGTTGGCGAAGAAGCGGATTTAACTGCGGAACGCGACCGTTTAGATAATTATCAGACCATTAATCAGGCCTTGCAGCAAAGTTATAGTTTGTTGGCTGCCGAGGAAGAAACGACCGGGGCTGTCGATATGGTTGGCGAGGTGATGCATGCCTTAGATCCAATTGCGACCTTGGATCCTGCCTTCAATGAAATTGCTGTCAATGTAAAAAACGCCTTCTATGCGTTGCAGGACGCAGCTGGTCAAGTCTCTAATCAATTGGATTTGCAAGAATTTGATGAGGGCCGGTTAGATGAGTTAGAGCAACGGCTAGATGTGTTAAGTCAATTGAAACGTAAATATGGTGATTCTGAACAACAAATTTTGGATTATTATCAAAAGATTTCAGCAGAATTGGCTAAAATGACAGATTCTGAAGAAAACAGCGAAGATTTGGCTCAGCGTGTTGCGGATCAGCAAGCCGAGTTGTTAAAAACCGGGCAGGCACTGTCCGACAAACGACGGGCATGTGCCAAAATCTTGCAACGACAAATTCATCAAGAATTAAAAGACCTCTACATGGATAAAGCGATTTTTGAAGTGCGGTTTAAGCCGACTAATGGGCAGATTTATCGGAGTGGGCTCGATCGCGTTGAATTTTATATTCAAACCAATCCAGGTGAACGGATGCGACCATTAGCGAAAATTGCGTCCGGGGGTGAACTTTCACGGATGATGTTAGCGTTAAAAACCATTTTTTCAGAGTCACAAGGGATTACGAGTATTATTTTTGATGAAGTAGATACCGGCGTTAGCGGACGAGTAGCGCAAGCGATTGCTGAAAAAATCAGTGGTATCGCGCAATTTTCACAAGTGTTATGTATTACGCATTTGCCACAAGTTGCGGCAATGAGTGATCATCACTACTTTATTGCTAAAAAGATTACGGGGCAGCGAACTAAAACCAGTGTGTCAAAATTAGCTCATCCGGCGCGCGTGCAAGAATTAGCACGGATGTTAGCGGGCACGAAGGTCACTAAATTGTCATTAGAACATGCGGAAGAGTTATTACGCTTGGCCGGTGAAGCTAAAGCTAATTAA
- a CDS encoding bifunctional 5,10-methylenetetrahydrofolate dehydrogenase/5,10-methenyltetrahydrofolate cyclohydrolase, translating into MTTIIDGKQVAKQVNQATQAEVSKLVERGVQPGIAVIIVGEDPASQIYVRNKNRKATKLGMHSIVRQLPATTTQAELLSIIAAYNADDKIHGILVQSPLPKQINEPLVTLAIDPNKDVDGFHPTNVGKLITNYAGHYPIANTPRGIMTMLAAYDVDPTGKYAVVIGRSTIVGKPMAALLTNANATVTLAHSKTADLKAVARTADILVVATGIAHLITGADIKPGATVIDVGMDRDANGKLVGDVDFESAQGVAGLITPVPGGVGPMTIATLMQTTVELAKWSDLGE; encoded by the coding sequence GTGACAACAATTATTGATGGTAAACAAGTGGCAAAACAAGTTAATCAAGCAACTCAGGCTGAAGTTAGCAAGTTAGTTGAACGTGGGGTACAACCAGGAATTGCAGTGATTATTGTTGGTGAGGACCCAGCTAGTCAGATTTATGTACGAAATAAGAATCGTAAAGCAACTAAGTTGGGGATGCATTCGATTGTTCGGCAATTACCGGCAACGACGACCCAGGCTGAATTACTATCAATTATTGCGGCTTACAATGCTGATGATAAAATTCACGGGATTTTGGTCCAATCACCGCTACCAAAGCAAATTAACGAGCCGCTAGTGACGTTAGCAATTGATCCGAATAAAGACGTGGATGGCTTTCATCCCACCAATGTCGGTAAGCTAATCACGAACTATGCTGGTCACTATCCAATTGCCAATACCCCCCGGGGGATTATGACGATGCTGGCAGCGTATGATGTTGATCCAACTGGTAAGTACGCCGTAGTCATTGGGCGTAGTACGATTGTTGGGAAACCCATGGCCGCTTTGTTGACGAATGCCAATGCGACGGTGACGTTAGCCCATAGTAAGACGGCCGATTTGAAGGCCGTTGCGCGAACTGCCGATATTTTGGTTGTGGCAACGGGCATCGCGCATCTGATCACAGGTGCCGATATTAAGCCGGGGGCGACAGTGATTGATGTTGGTATGGATCGTGATGCGAACGGTAAGTTAGTGGGCGACGTTGATTTTGAGTCAGCCCAAGGTGTGGCTGGCTTAATTACCCCAGTACCTGGCGGGGTGGGCCCGATGACGATTGCCACGTTGATGCAAACGACGGTCGAGTTAGCAAAATGGAGTGATTTAGGTGAGTGA
- a CDS encoding arginine repressor: protein MKKQERQRYIKRLLSSKEIERQEDFVSLLRAENIDVTQATISRDIKDMQLVKVPSATGGYRYSMPVQKKMDTEKKLKRTLKDAYISYATQDKFVLIKVLPGNGPALAALVEAMHYENVFGTLGDDATVLIICKSLAATLELQQTIQRLLSDN, encoded by the coding sequence GTGAAAAAGCAAGAACGCCAACGCTACATTAAACGATTATTAAGTTCAAAAGAAATTGAACGACAAGAAGACTTTGTCAGCTTATTACGTGCGGAAAATATTGATGTGACGCAAGCCACGATTTCTAGAGATATTAAAGACATGCAACTGGTAAAAGTTCCCTCGGCGACGGGTGGCTATCGTTACAGTATGCCAGTGCAAAAAAAGATGGATACTGAAAAGAAGCTTAAGCGGACCTTGAAAGACGCCTACATTTCCTATGCCACGCAAGACAAGTTTGTGTTAATTAAGGTCTTACCAGGTAACGGCCCGGCTTTAGCGGCATTGGTTGAAGCCATGCATTATGAGAACGTTTTTGGAACCTTAGGTGATGATGCCACCGTGCTAATTATCTGTAAATCACTGGCGGCAACGCTAGAATTACAACAAACCATCCAACGATTATTAAGCGATAACTAG
- a CDS encoding polyprenyl synthetase family protein: MNKQVLADFEAAWVPRINTYLDEQLQQVSDQDQLTAAMRYSVLAGGKRLRPLLTLAVLTAFEQPITAKELRASVAVELMHTYSLIHDDLPAMDNDRLRRGQLTNHVKFGEDLAILAGDALQPLTFQWLADSQLSATMIAQLTLALAQATGPKGMVAGQVADVTGAGVQLPLAALQQLHREKTGALIHYAVVAGSIQATVTGPVQTALLAFADAFGLAFQIYDDILDVTSTPAAMGKATHKDAQEHKNTYPGLLGLAGAKRALKQALNQAQNALKQAETLSQRDLGLLAAFLTYFTN; this comes from the coding sequence ATGAATAAGCAAGTTTTAGCAGATTTTGAAGCAGCTTGGGTGCCACGAATCAATACCTATCTGGATGAGCAGCTCCAGCAAGTTAGCGATCAAGATCAACTAACGGCGGCCATGCGCTATTCGGTATTGGCTGGTGGCAAACGGTTACGACCGTTATTAACGTTGGCAGTGTTAACGGCTTTTGAGCAACCGATCACCGCTAAGGAATTACGGGCCAGTGTGGCGGTAGAACTCATGCATACTTATTCGTTGATTCATGATGATTTACCCGCAATGGATAATGATCGTTTACGCCGAGGACAACTCACGAATCATGTAAAGTTTGGCGAAGATTTGGCGATTCTGGCTGGTGATGCCTTACAACCCTTGACGTTTCAATGGTTAGCTGACAGTCAATTATCCGCAACAATGATTGCCCAATTGACCTTGGCATTAGCGCAAGCAACGGGACCTAAAGGGATGGTTGCGGGGCAGGTTGCGGATGTGACTGGGGCTGGCGTTCAGTTACCACTCGCAGCGCTACAACAATTACACCGTGAAAAAACCGGCGCTTTGATTCACTATGCCGTCGTCGCTGGGAGTATTCAAGCGACCGTGACTGGTCCCGTTCAAACGGCATTATTAGCCTTTGCGGATGCATTTGGCTTAGCTTTTCAAATTTATGATGATATTTTAGATGTGACTAGCACCCCGGCAGCCATGGGAAAAGCGACGCATAAAGATGCGCAGGAGCATAAGAATACCTATCCCGGACTATTAGGATTAGCAGGTGCTAAAAGGGCTTTAAAACAAGCCTTGAATCAAGCTCAAAACGCTTTAAAGCAAGCCGAAACGTTGAGTCAACGTGATTTGGGATTATTGGCTGCATTTTTAACGTATTTTACGAATTAG
- a CDS encoding ABC transporter permease, which yields MITFLQNYGGQLLLKTWQHLYISAISLALGILVAVPLGILLTRTKAISGFVMAIASMLQTIPAMALLALMIPFFGIGAVPAIIALFIYSLLPILRNTYLGMEDVNPALIDAAKGMGMTSWQSIIKVELPMAAPVIMAGIRLSATYVIAWAALASYIGAGGLGDFIFNGLNLYRTDLILGGSIPVIILALIVDWLLGKLEAAVTPQTTQA from the coding sequence ATGATCACGTTTCTACAAAATTATGGCGGTCAGCTACTGCTTAAAACTTGGCAACATCTCTATATTTCGGCGATTTCGCTAGCTTTAGGGATTTTAGTAGCGGTGCCGTTAGGAATTTTATTGACGCGGACGAAAGCCATCTCCGGTTTTGTGATGGCGATTGCTAGTATGCTCCAGACCATTCCAGCCATGGCTTTGTTAGCACTCATGATTCCGTTTTTCGGAATTGGGGCAGTGCCAGCCATCATTGCGTTGTTCATCTATTCGTTACTCCCTATTTTGCGGAATACGTATTTAGGGATGGAAGATGTTAATCCGGCTCTGATTGATGCAGCTAAAGGCATGGGGATGACCTCATGGCAGTCGATTATTAAAGTAGAATTACCGATGGCTGCACCTGTTATTATGGCCGGGATTCGGTTATCAGCGACGTATGTGATTGCTTGGGCAGCGTTAGCTTCATATATTGGTGCCGGTGGTTTAGGTGACTTTATTTTTAACGGGTTAAATTTATATCGGACCGATTTAATTTTAGGTGGGTCGATTCCAGTTATTATCTTGGCCTTAATTGTCGATTGGTTGTTGGGTAAGCTTGAAGCTGCGGTGACCCCACAAACGACACAGGCGTAA
- a CDS encoding ribosomal-processing cysteine protease Prp encodes MIQAMIFRDQDSAVTGFRLTGHADSGAYGQDIVCAAVSVLAISTINGIEQVAHLKPEVQSDETNGGLLIADFTKLDLANQQLQTLLESFTLGLNDVATNYGDYIQVREQTR; translated from the coding sequence ATGATTCAAGCAATGATTTTCCGGGATCAAGACAGTGCAGTAACTGGCTTCCGGTTAACGGGTCATGCTGATTCAGGTGCTTATGGACAAGACATCGTTTGTGCGGCGGTTTCGGTGTTAGCAATTAGTACAATCAATGGGATTGAACAAGTTGCGCACTTGAAACCCGAAGTCCAGAGCGATGAAACCAATGGTGGTTTGTTAATTGCTGATTTTACTAAGTTAGATTTAGCTAACCAACAATTGCAGACGCTCCTTGAAAGTTTCACACTCGGATTAAACGATGTTGCCACGAACTATGGTGATTATATCCAGGTTCGTGAACAAACACGATAA
- the xseA gene encoding exodeoxyribonuclease VII large subunit, which translates to MSDSQEYLTVSALTQYLKRKFEVDPYLGKVYLTGEISNYRPRPNTHQYFSLKDDHAKISAIMFKSAFAKVKFQPEVGMKVLVVGRISLYEPSGSYQIYVERMEPDGVGALYQAFEQLKAKLAAEGLFNAPKQPLVRFPKRIAVVTSQSGAVIRDIITTVRRRFPIAQLVLFPAQVQGDAAAPEIARQIERANQAGDFDTLIIGRGGGSIEDLWPFNEEVVARAIAASRLPVISSVGHETDTTIADLVADVRAATPTAAAELAVPVYNDVLLQLNQDRLRVFNAFQNLVQHDRQRLNKLKQSYVFTQPNRLYEGYLQKLDFLSERLKQAGQQTISQSQQRYQQMVQRLTQQTPIHRVRQAQTQLTNLQQRLTRATQQVMVTKRQQLARTTQSLDLLSPLKIMGRGYAFVTEQNQIVRSTEQLKPAQTVAIHFADGEATAQITEVNGGKSNG; encoded by the coding sequence GTGAGTGATAGTCAAGAATATTTGACAGTTTCGGCGTTAACCCAATACTTAAAGCGTAAATTCGAAGTTGATCCTTATCTGGGTAAAGTTTATTTAACTGGGGAAATCTCAAACTATCGCCCACGGCCGAACACGCATCAATATTTTAGTTTGAAAGATGACCATGCTAAGATTTCGGCGATTATGTTCAAATCAGCTTTTGCCAAAGTAAAATTTCAACCAGAAGTTGGGATGAAAGTCCTAGTCGTGGGTCGCATTAGTCTATATGAACCCAGTGGCAGTTATCAAATCTACGTTGAACGGATGGAACCAGATGGGGTTGGGGCGCTTTATCAAGCGTTCGAACAATTGAAGGCTAAGTTAGCGGCCGAGGGGTTATTTAATGCGCCTAAACAGCCATTAGTCCGGTTTCCAAAGCGAATTGCAGTGGTTACGAGTCAAAGTGGTGCGGTCATTCGTGATATCATCACGACGGTGCGACGACGCTTCCCAATCGCACAACTGGTCTTGTTTCCAGCCCAAGTTCAAGGAGATGCGGCAGCACCAGAGATTGCGCGCCAAATCGAACGGGCTAATCAAGCGGGCGATTTTGATACGTTGATTATCGGCCGTGGTGGGGGCTCGATTGAAGACTTATGGCCGTTCAATGAAGAAGTCGTGGCCCGCGCCATCGCAGCCAGCCGCTTGCCGGTTATTTCATCAGTTGGTCATGAAACCGATACGACCATTGCCGATTTAGTGGCGGATGTCCGGGCGGCAACCCCAACGGCAGCGGCCGAGTTAGCGGTACCCGTGTATAATGATGTGTTGTTACAATTGAATCAAGACCGTTTACGAGTCTTTAATGCGTTTCAAAATTTAGTGCAACATGATCGGCAACGTTTAAATAAATTAAAACAGTCGTATGTTTTTACCCAGCCTAACCGGTTGTATGAAGGCTATTTACAAAAGTTAGACTTTTTATCTGAACGGCTAAAGCAAGCGGGTCAACAAACTATCAGTCAATCACAACAACGTTATCAGCAGATGGTGCAACGACTGACCCAACAAACGCCCATTCATCGAGTACGGCAAGCGCAGACACAATTAACTAACTTGCAACAGCGGCTAACACGGGCGACCCAGCAAGTGATGGTGACTAAACGCCAGCAATTGGCGCGGACGACCCAGTCACTTGATTTACTAAGTCCGTTGAAGATTATGGGGCGCGGTTATGCGTTTGTGACTGAACAAAATCAAATTGTGCGGTCAACCGAGCAATTGAAGCCAGCCCAGACGGTGGCAATTCATTTTGCGGATGGCGAGGCTACGGCACAGATTACTGAAGTTAATGGAGGAAAAAGCAATGGCTGA
- the efp gene encoding elongation factor P, producing the protein MISTADFKNGLTIEVDNAIWRIVEFQHVKPGKGGAFVRSKLKNLRTGAVQDKTFRAGAKMEQAPIEKSTMQYLYADGDSYVFMNTDTYEQIEIPGDNIQTELKFLKENMEVQVTLFNSEVLGIELPNTVTLEVAETEPGIKGDTASGGSKPATLETGAIIQVPFFVKAGDKLIVNTVDSTYVSRA; encoded by the coding sequence ATGATTTCTACAGCAGATTTTAAAAATGGATTAACAATTGAAGTTGACAATGCAATTTGGCGTATCGTGGAATTCCAGCACGTTAAGCCAGGTAAGGGCGGCGCGTTCGTTCGTTCAAAGCTTAAGAATTTACGGACTGGTGCAGTTCAAGACAAGACTTTCCGGGCCGGTGCTAAGATGGAACAAGCCCCAATCGAAAAGAGTACCATGCAGTATTTGTACGCTGATGGGGACAGTTATGTCTTCATGAACACGGATACTTACGAACAAATTGAAATTCCTGGGGACAACATTCAAACTGAATTGAAGTTCTTAAAGGAAAACATGGAAGTTCAAGTAACGTTGTTCAATAGCGAAGTTTTAGGGATTGAATTACCTAACACGGTGACGCTAGAAGTTGCTGAAACGGAACCCGGGATTAAGGGTGACACCGCTTCTGGTGGTTCTAAACCAGCTACGCTTGAAACTGGTGCGATTATTCAAGTGCCTTTCTTTGTTAAGGCTGGCGACAAGTTGATCGTTAACACTGTTGATAGCACGTACGTTTCTCGGGCTTAA
- a CDS encoding Asp23/Gls24 family envelope stress response protein has protein sequence MADSSNIMLQSKEPSLGQIQIAPEVLEIIVGIAVSQIDGVNRMRGSISSSVNELFGRKKSLGKGVKLTIVDDQISVDIYAYLNYGVSVPKVALAIQDKVKQQILFMTDLALSEVNVHITGIVTEKTESAIDPNNLFGEANPETDNDEDGEES, from the coding sequence ATGGCTGATAGCAGCAATATTATGCTACAAAGCAAAGAACCCAGCTTAGGACAAATTCAAATTGCACCCGAAGTGCTTGAAATAATCGTTGGTATCGCGGTAAGCCAGATTGATGGTGTTAACCGGATGCGCGGTTCGATTTCTTCCAGTGTAAATGAGTTGTTCGGTCGTAAAAAGAGTCTGGGTAAAGGGGTTAAGTTAACGATTGTTGATGATCAAATCAGCGTCGATATCTACGCCTATTTGAATTATGGCGTTTCGGTACCCAAGGTTGCTTTAGCGATTCAAGATAAGGTTAAGCAACAAATCTTGTTTATGACTGATTTGGCGTTGAGTGAAGTTAACGTCCACATTACCGGGATTGTTACTGAAAAGACGGAGAGTGCAATTGATCCGAATAATCTTTTTGGTGAAGCCAATCCAGAAACTGATAACGATGAAGATGGTGAAGAATCTTGA
- the nusB gene encoding transcription antitermination factor NusB: MSLTRHEIREKAFQALFALNANPDADENQLYQQLLNPEGTVELEIPSYLSTLVTGVRDHQTELDTLIQPYLSQAWSLDRLAKTDLIVLRIAFFELKFADGVPAKVAVNEAIELTKTFSDDQSRKFVSGVLGKAVNDEAI; the protein is encoded by the coding sequence TTGAGTTTAACGCGTCATGAAATCCGAGAAAAAGCCTTTCAAGCTTTATTTGCCTTGAATGCTAATCCCGATGCTGATGAAAATCAGTTGTATCAACAATTGTTAAATCCTGAGGGCACGGTGGAACTAGAAATCCCTAGTTATCTGAGTACGTTGGTAACGGGCGTTCGTGATCATCAAACTGAACTAGACACTTTGATTCAACCGTATTTAAGTCAAGCTTGGTCGTTAGATCGACTAGCAAAGACGGATTTAATTGTCTTACGGATTGCATTCTTTGAGTTGAAGTTTGCTGATGGTGTTCCAGCTAAAGTTGCCGTTAATGAGGCCATTGAATTAACTAAAACTTTCAGTGATGATCAATCACGTAAGTTTGTGAGTGGCGTCTTAGGCAAAGCCGTTAATGACGAAGCAATTTAA
- a CDS encoding Xaa-Pro peptidase family protein, with amino-acid sequence MPSRIERLQQQFDRLKIDAFLVSSNGNLQYLTGMDDLAGAGYLLVLAHEAYLITDARYQTAFAKEYDHDHLVITRDYLGAICELIAQTSTGVMGFEETLPYVDYTYLDEYLVSDLVALSNVVEALRVVKSAAEIAKLRATAQLADAGFGYVTSIVRPGMRECDVSNLLDAFMRSRGASGPSFTTIVLGGARAALPHGVASNAHLTAGHLVTLDFGYFLDGYTSDMTRTFALGTPDAKLKTAYEAVQAAQQAVVTQVRPGAVSADLDAVGREMLTTAGYGPAFNHGMGHGIGLEIHEAPLISTNSSATLVSDSVVTVEPGVYFPGLGGIRIEDDVLVTATGHERLTQATRDLVIL; translated from the coding sequence ATGCCAAGTCGAATTGAACGGTTACAACAGCAATTTGATCGGTTAAAAATTGATGCGTTTTTGGTGTCAAGCAATGGTAATTTACAATATTTAACCGGAATGGATGATCTAGCAGGTGCGGGCTATCTATTAGTTTTAGCGCACGAGGCTTATCTGATTACGGATGCACGTTATCAAACGGCCTTTGCTAAGGAATATGATCATGACCATCTGGTGATTACGCGGGATTACTTAGGGGCTATTTGTGAGTTGATTGCACAGACCAGCACCGGTGTCATGGGATTTGAGGAGACGTTGCCATACGTTGATTATACTTACTTAGATGAGTATCTAGTCAGCGATTTGGTGGCGCTATCAAATGTGGTTGAAGCTTTGCGCGTGGTTAAGAGTGCGGCTGAAATTGCCAAGTTACGTGCCACCGCGCAATTGGCGGATGCTGGGTTTGGCTATGTGACGAGCATTGTTCGACCTGGAATGCGTGAATGCGATGTTAGTAATTTACTAGATGCGTTTATGCGCTCACGTGGTGCCAGCGGACCGTCGTTTACGACGATTGTCTTAGGCGGTGCCCGGGCGGCTTTACCACATGGGGTGGCTTCAAATGCGCACCTCACGGCTGGTCACTTGGTTACCCTCGACTTTGGTTACTTTTTAGATGGGTATACGTCAGACATGACCCGAACTTTTGCTTTAGGGACACCAGATGCTAAGCTTAAAACGGCCTATGAGGCTGTCCAAGCGGCACAACAGGCCGTTGTGACCCAAGTACGTCCCGGGGCCGTCAGCGCTGATTTAGACGCAGTGGGTCGCGAGATGTTAACGACTGCTGGGTATGGACCAGCCTTTAACCATGGGATGGGACACGGGATAGGCTTAGAGATTCATGAAGCGCCGCTGATTTCGACCAACAGCTCGGCGACGTTAGTGAGTGATAGTGTCGTGACCGTTGAACCAGGGGTATATTTCCCCGGTCTTGGCGGGATTCGCATTGAAGATGATGTGTTAGTTACTGCGACTGGGCATGAACGCTTGACGCAAGCAACCCGTGATTTAGTGATTTTATAG